The segment CTTTATAGtagttctatatataaatatatgatgagACTAAGTTTTTGCACTTGGGCTATACCCAAGAAATTTTGAAGGGATTTTAATGTCCTACACAAAATGTTCATTGATAAGATGCCCATTAATAAGTGCAAGCCAACCAGTCAGTCAAATCAAATTTACAACCTCTTCTAAGGAAACTATTTGTACACCTGAATTTTCTTGCAGACTATTTTAGAAACTGTGGACAATATAAAATCCCTACTAGAATTAACGACAACATTCTAACTCTGATAATGTTAtaattcttctttccttttctttcccttcttGGCTGTTGGTTTCTTCTTTGCTTCagcttctgctttttcttttttaccctgaaatgaaaaagaaaagatttaATTTCCACCAACCAGGTCCAATCTTATGGGACTACTTAAATAATGGCTTCTTTAGATTGGACATAACACACTGTGTCAAAAATTTTATTGCTATAGAGATAACCATCCATTGCTTATGACACTAACTCAATATCTGTTTACAGATGTGTGGTTCCAGTATTAGTGGTAATTGCACCTGGATGGACCCAATACTCCTGTGAAGGATGTGACTTGATTGATGACCCAAACATGCTGCTGGATGGACCCAGCCATCAAGTGACTCATGCTGTTGGATTGCATCAACAATCTATTGATAAGCCACCAATTGAGTAATGCCAAAAACTTCCACACCAGGGTGGACCTGTGATGCCTATAGTATAATGACACTCAATTTTATGGTGCTGGATGGATCCTACAATCCTGCAAGATTTGCCTCTAGGATCCTCCAATGCTTCTGTAATGTTGAACTGTGGTAGACACACCTTCCTCTGTTGCCTTACCATTGGATGGACTTAAATGAAAGACTACTGTGAATGTTGCAGGTGGATGGAGCCAACAATTTGGGTTACTATGTCTGCAGCTGTATAGACAACCTAACAGCATGATGTCTACAGCTAAATTTATCCAAATAGACTGTGCAAtggtttagtgtgtaagtaagcTCTGGAAGGAAGCATTAATGGTGTGTAATCTACCACTGTATGGACCCAATTATCCCTTTGGTGATCAATCCTGCACTGAGTGGTGGTGGTCAGACTCAACAATTCTGCAAAGCCCTACACTGGATGGAGGCCATATGACTTGACTGATGATCCAAACATGCTGCTGGATGGACCTGGCCATGAAGTGACTCCTGCTGTTGGAATACATCAACAATCCTTTGATGAACCATCAATTTTGTAATGCCCAAAACTCCTGCACCAGGATGGGCCTAATCATCCTGTGATATCTGTCACTGTATGGACCAGACTATCCTGTGATACCTACTTCTGGATTAACTTAACAAATCCTTCAGTATCTTATCAATTTTGCAATGTCAGATTAAGCCAACAATCTTGTGAGTCTTGCTGctggatgtttgtttgtatggtgtttttatgttgcatggaatcaATGGgaattcagcaacaggaccaacggctatgtgacttctgaaccacgtcgagagtgaacttctatcaccagaaatacacatctctcactcctcagtgaaatcgctgagaatcgaacccgtgactaCATAGGTAGAATGCCAACACCATACtaaccatgccactgaggagcTCTGCTGCTGGATGGATGGATCCTATGATCCCTGCTGCAGGATAGACCCCACAATCCAGTGCTGTCAAATGAATCCTAGATTCCTGTGCTGATATGCTGCTGGATGGATCTTACAATCCTGTAAAACTCGCCACTAGGATGCTCCAATGCTTCTGTAATGCTGAATTCCTTTCTATGTTGCCTGTATCATGCAGCCGAGACACTCATCCATCCTGTGGTACATACTGCCTCTGAATGGTCCGTGTTAAAAATATCATGCTGGTTGCAGCATTCCTGGTTCCTCCTCCCACAGTTTAGATCCTAAACCTTAAAATCTGCTACAATACTTGTTGTGGGATGAAATCGACATTCCCCTGGTGTCTTCAATGGGATGGCACTAACCATCCGCTAATGGTGGGTCCAGGATGGACCCTATTTTTCCCATGGTACCTGACTGGATGTTCTACCAGTACTGTGGTTGCCGAACAAATCAATGCTTGCTGCTTTATGAGATGCAACACTTTTAGTGCCTGACGTGATGTTGAACAGAATTTTCCCCATGCTAGCTGCCATGGTTAAGGTAACAATCACATCAGTATTTTGTGGCATGCTGCTTTGATGCTCTTAATACAGATGATGTATTGGCAGCTGGAGGTCCAAGACTAGCATGTTACCCTCCATTGGGATAAGATCAACATCGGTACAGTACCAGCTTCTGGAAGTGCTTGTTTCTGGTGTACATATTGTGGGCTGTTTACATGGGCACAGTGAAAACTAACTAGTGTTGTGCCTGCTGTTGAATAGATGTTACACTCTTATGCTGCTTGCTGCTGCATGGATCTACTGATCCCATAGACTTAGCACTGTATGGACACCCCTGACTGTGATGCCTGCTGCTGGATGGACTCAATCCCGTGGATCAAATTGTGCAGACACATCATGCATAGTTTCtgctaaatcatcatcatcaaagaCCCCACAATCTGAATCATTACTGTACTGCAACTGACAGAATACCAGtttccttaattaaaacaaaactcgCTACCATGCTGCAACAGTCAAATCTTGTCCTTCTTCAAGAGTATATAAAAACAAGTCAAAATTGCTTGATATTTCTTTGGTGCACAGCATGTAAGGTTTCTCTAATTGGttgtaaaatgtcatttttactgGTACCTGGTTCACAAATTAAATAACTTACAACAGAAAACCCCCAAATAAAAATGCATAGTAAAGTGTATGGGCACATACCAGAAACTGactgaataaaactaaaaattatgcAGAGGTTTTTAACAAACTCCTTCCTTGGAATCACAGTCAACCTGGCTGAAAATCCCCTTTCACCAAGATAAGAGTCGTAGGTTACCAACTCTGGCAGCATCTTGGCCAGTGTTATCTATCTGCCTCCAACAAAAAGAAATGTTTGCTTACAATAGTATATTAAATGGACTTAAATTTACTACCATAAAGGGACTTAAATTTACCATAATGAACTAAAATTTCCTTTTATGGACTAGTAAATTTCCATAAAAGAATAGCAAAACAAAATCTCTTGCCAACTTTgtaatgaaatggaataaaacaCCACTTAATGGATTtcagaaacaaataaaacaccACTTAATGGAtttcagaaacaaaaacaaaaaaataagacaaaagctcCTTACCTCTGAAGTATGATAGCCATGATAAACTTTGTTTTCAATAGAGCATTCCTTCATTTCAGGCTGTTCAACTAAGAAGTCTTTAGCATCCCAAGCTTGTGAGCCATCCTTATACATAAATATGGCACGACGCTGATCTACCATATACCTGGAATGTGGTGCAACTAATGATTCCACAGAAAATTCATAGTTCCTTACCACATCATTTAAGCGACTAAAAAAAACTTGAGGTACCTTAAGGTTAATAAACTTAGTTTCTTTATTGCTAATTTCACAATCACTGATATTTCTCAACATTTATTGGTCTAATTTACATTCAACACTATGTATCATAATACTTGGAAGCTCATTACAATTTTGCTAAATGTTAATGAATAAGTAGACCAGTAGATAAAGCACTCGTAGACAATATCAATACTAGATTGTTAATCAACTGAAAAGCTTATTAAAACTTGTTAATCAACTGAACAGTTTATTAAAACTTATTACcagtttcaaataaaatattttattcattaaccCTGGTACACTTTTATTTCaatataacaaaataagaaaaacactACATTCATACTTTGTGCACAGTGTTCAAGAACCTTTATTCGTTATCACAAACATCAATAATCAATGGCATTCTTTAATTTAAAACATCGTGCAGTTCTATATAAAATATCACTCAATTTCTTTTTATCACCTGTGGAGTATGAGTATTTCAACTAAATGTTGCCATTATTGAGCAAATAAAATGGAGAATTTTCAAGGTCTTAATAAATAATACCAAACTCTTTCTATGCACTAACAAAGAGTGCAAGAGATATTACAGTAATAACGTACTACTCTTTCTCCCCTTTCTAATTACGTACAGTAATTACAAACTACTCTTCCTTACCTTTCTAATTCAATATTCTCATGAAAGAATTTTAAACAACTAACTTCTGTTCCATTTTAATTATAAGGTTCATTTCATAAAACCCAACTTTTGTAGacttatctctctcctcctctaaaCCCTTGTGGACAGAACCAACAGCCTACATAAacaaaagaaggggaaaaaatgctGAAACTAAAGAGGGTGAAATAAAACTGCAGAAATAGACAAGTTATAGGGAAAACTGATTAATAAATATGAGCAGACGGAAAATAAAAGATTCACAAATTCTTGAGACAAGTAGATGGCAAGAATAAATTTATTCCTCACTCAAACATCTAGAGATTACAAAATTCCAAAACTGCAACAGCTAAACTATACCACATTTTAGTTGCAGCCAGGATAAAAACTCATACCAGACAAAGTATAACAGTATTAAACATGATACTAGAAAACAACACAAGTTTGCAGCAGCAGCCTGCCTATGTTGCAAGCAAAAACAGCTAGGTCATAAAGACTAGTGCAGATGTTTACTTTGAGAGCAAAAACAGCTAGGTCATAAAGACTAGTGCAGATGTttgttaaagtaaattttatcTTGTGCAAAAAACAATGAACTCAATTTACAACTATGCCAAAGTCAACATTACGAGTTTGCTAAATAAACTTGACTGTCAACAACTCTATCCAAGACCATGCTAGAGAACAAGACACTAACAAGGAAGAAGACAGCTTAAGTGTACACTTAAGATATAATAGCTTCATCATAAAATATACGAAAACCAGCTTCAtcataaaataaacgaaaacatTTCCACGAGATACCAACTTCTTGACAAACCGAATAAGCAGCATTACATTTATGCTTCTTAAAAATTAGTTTCTTATCAAAAGTTAAGACCTGAAACCTTTTAAAAGTCACTACCATTTAAAACCATACCAACTTAAATGCAAATCTAAATGTAAAGGCAAGTTTTCTGGATCAACTCTCATACTTTGTTTTAAAAGGGTTAAACTTCGTTGCCTGAAAACTACTTCAATCATCAAAAGGTGCCAGGATTCTGCAACCACAAACCTACAGCATAGAGATGGAACAACACCTAGACAAGTAGCACCATTGGCAGACACAATAAGTTTGTTCTCCACACCTTGACACATGTCACTAGTACTGATTACAAATCCCAAATGTCTAAGAACACTAGCTTGTGAAAAATCTGAAATATTACTAAATCTACTATCCCAGCCATCACCTATTGAAAATTCATCTAAATACAGATCCACCAATTCCCAATGATCTTAGCTTACAAATAAATGTTTCACATACTCAAATGCTATGCAGAAATCTGAACTAACCATGCATACCACTGCACCCTCATCAAAAGCACTCTACAAGATGGTAGATGCCGACAAGAGTGCATCAAAAGTACCAAGGGCTTTATAAAACCCAAACTGCAATGCTGTAATCACAAATATGCTTAAAACAGTTTCTCAATAACATTAGACAAATTAGTTACAGTTATTGAAATCAGCCTGTATTCTATTCCCTTAGGTATTGAAGCAATGTTGCCTTCCCTCCATAGAAGAGGAAAACTTGTAAATGCAACTAACTTTCCAAAAGCAGTAGTTACCTTAGGAGTACGGACATAGGTACTATTCTGTTTAAAAAAGATGGGAAAGATAATGCTAGGGTCTATGCAGCTGCAACAGTTATACCACAGAAGCGAAGTTTTTACTTCTTTAGATCTGAAAGCCATTGAACCCAACTTAGGCTCTGGAAAGAAAGAATGAAGTAACATCAAAGATTTGCCACACTGTTAGCTCACACAGACTTGAGCCAAAAGTTTTGCCTTCTGTTTCTACAAGCTCCAAGAAGGGAAGGTATGTTAAGAGTCGACTCAAAGAGTGATGACTAAGGGGTAGTTAACCCTGCCTGTACGTACCAATTCCAACAACTGCTTCCAGTTTGCACTGATGGATGCTCCTACATTACATGTGACAGTTTACATTCCCATAGGAACAAAAATTTTCCACTTAAATGATGAAAGCTATGCTAATTTTTATGTTATCTCTACCACTGAATGCAATATGATTCTATCTTAATATCTAACAAGCTTTAAACTAAACGACATTTATTTCCACTACCCAAGACAATATGTAATATTGGGGTCTGATGAGGGAAATTACAACTGTACTATCTGGCTTTGGTGACTAACCTCTCTGCCTGAATGTGACTGTTGTACAATGCACTCTGCCATATCTTGGTAACCTCTTCAGCTTCATCAGGAGACAAATGGTCTGCTACCTGCACAAACATCATAAGTGTACGACCTTTCTTGctcatttttaataaattttcaggATCACCTATATTATTTGGGTCAAAACTGAGTTTGGGCTGAGGTCGTAAATGTTCTGGCAACTCATCGTCTGGTAAAGGTTCTTCATCTTCctgcaaagaaaataaagaaaattttaggaaaggaaaaaaattttgaatGTCAATTTTCATGCCCCATGAGTGCAAGTCTTTCTTACGGGAATTCACAGCCTGCTATTttgtcagaaataaaaaaaactggcaaaCCACATTAACAAAATGGCTACCTATTTAAATGTGAGCCATCTGGTGGTGGCAATGTTGTAGCCACCAACCATTACCATCATAAATTAGAGTTATAATAAAGTTAATAAGGTTTGGTGCAATTTAGTTGTGTTAGTAGTATTATAATGCATAATTGTAATTGTTGCTACCCTATGACTCTGTAAATGTTCACTACAGTCATTTGCTATGACTTTTAAAGGCAAGTGCATCTTTAAGATAGTGCTACAGCACTGAGAACACAGACTGCTATTAGTGCTAGCCAAGCCTACTTAAATTGGCAAACTCAGGCAGACCTTAGTCAACCCTCACCATACATCAAGTACCATATTGCTTTCAAGTTTTTATGTGTACCGCAGAAGTGAGCTAATCA is part of the Macrobrachium nipponense isolate FS-2020 chromosome 6, ASM1510439v2, whole genome shotgun sequence genome and harbors:
- the LOC135216145 gene encoding LDLR chaperone boca-like, whose protein sequence is MAVRITCILGFFLLFFVCVSSKKTNDEEKPAWTKKDIRDYTDADMERLLDQWDEDEEPLPDDELPEHLRPQPKLSFDPNNIGDPENLLKMSKKGRTLMMFVQVADHLSPDEAEEVTKIWQSALYNSHIQAERYMVDQRRAIFMYKDGSQAWDAKDFLVEQPEMKECSIENKVYHGYHTSEGKKEKAEAEAKKKPTAKKGKKRKEEL